One region of Polynucleobacter sp. Adler-ghost genomic DNA includes:
- the rpmF gene encoding 50S ribosomal protein L32, with amino-acid sequence MAVQQNKKSPSKRGMHRAHDFLTAPATAVEATTGEAHLRHHISPNGYYRGRKVVKTKND; translated from the coding sequence ATGGCCGTCCAACAGAATAAAAAATCCCCATCCAAACGTGGCATGCACCGTGCGCACGACTTTTTGACCGCACCTGCTACGGCTGTTGAAGCCACAACTGGTGAGGCTCATTTGCGCCACCACATTTCACCAAACGGCTACTACCGTGGTCGTAAAGTTGTCAAAACAAAAAACGACTAA
- the mobA gene encoding molybdenum cofactor guanylyltransferase MobA, translating into MITSEHITGLILAGGRAQRMGGIDKGFIAFHGKPLIESAISRLKPQVSTILINANRSITKYSHYGYPVLMDETPDFSGPLAGFAVGLKHCKTPYLLTSPCDSPLFPTDLAEKMAVELEGNHLELVFASSKEDDGKIWSQPVFCLMKSNLQDSLHAFLSKGDLKIDRWFKELRSGTVVFEHSQAFANVNTPEELAALEKVSS; encoded by the coding sequence ATGATTACCTCAGAACACATTACTGGACTCATTTTGGCAGGGGGACGCGCCCAAAGAATGGGCGGTATTGATAAGGGCTTCATTGCTTTTCATGGCAAGCCTCTCATTGAATCTGCCATCAGCCGACTCAAGCCCCAAGTCAGCACTATCCTAATTAATGCTAACCGTAGCATTACGAAGTATTCACACTATGGCTATCCAGTTCTCATGGATGAAACTCCTGACTTCTCCGGACCATTGGCTGGCTTCGCAGTTGGACTGAAGCATTGCAAAACGCCCTACTTGCTGACATCGCCTTGCGACTCTCCTTTGTTCCCAACTGACCTTGCTGAAAAAATGGCAGTCGAACTGGAGGGTAATCATTTAGAGCTCGTCTTTGCTTCTTCAAAAGAAGATGACGGCAAGATTTGGTCGCAACCCGTCTTCTGTTTAATGAAAAGTAATTTGCAAGATTCTTTGCATGCCTTTTTAAGCAAAGGGGACTTGAAGATTGATCGCTGGTTTAAAGAATTACGATCTGGCACCGTGGTGTTTGAACACTCCCAAGCATTTGCCAATGTAAATACTCCGGAAGAGCTAGCTGCCTTAGAAAAAGTATCGTCATGA
- a CDS encoding YceD family protein — protein MNRNQVLPQVELSSDPKVLSRIDFCAPQSYQGAGFLEISSLPRVAEDASSVEPGDGFHWEVKTHFANSPGSEPQQILELAVKGRIHLVCQSCLQDCGLDLAQQSRFVIVATEEEADTFPMEDDQQEPLVASQHFDLLGLIEDEILLSMPLIPKHPEGACQPHISSFGGVGEASDASEKPQNPFNILKNMKKN, from the coding sequence ATGAATCGTAATCAAGTTTTACCTCAAGTTGAGCTATCTAGTGATCCAAAGGTCCTGAGTCGGATCGATTTTTGCGCCCCTCAATCCTATCAAGGGGCGGGATTTTTGGAGATTTCATCCTTGCCAAGGGTGGCTGAGGATGCTTCTAGCGTCGAGCCGGGGGATGGATTTCACTGGGAGGTCAAGACCCATTTTGCGAATTCTCCAGGTTCTGAACCCCAGCAAATTCTGGAATTAGCCGTAAAAGGCCGTATTCACCTGGTTTGCCAGAGTTGTTTGCAGGATTGCGGCCTGGATTTAGCTCAACAGAGTCGATTTGTCATCGTGGCCACTGAGGAGGAGGCTGACACTTTTCCTATGGAGGATGACCAACAAGAGCCCTTGGTAGCAAGTCAGCACTTTGACCTTCTAGGGCTCATTGAGGATGAAATCCTCCTTTCTATGCCCTTAATTCCAAAGCATCCAGAGGGCGCTTGCCAGCCGCATATTTCTTCATTTGGCGGAGTAGGTGAAGCTTCCGATGCCTCTGAAAAACCTCAAAATCCCTTTAACATATTGAAAAATATGAAGAAAAATTGA
- a CDS encoding S49 family peptidase translates to MDHNQSENANQNWERQALEHLLLENLKETRKARRWKAVFRILTLLVFVGVILAVFDFHIPGRGMGMEKHTALVTLEGEISSSSMANALDINSSLTAAFENENSAGVVLRINSPGGSPVQAGMMNDEIHRLRKLYPNKPFYVVVEDICASGGYYVAVAGDQILVDKASLVGSIGVIMEGFGFTGLMDKLGVTRRMVTAGSNKGMMDPFSKENPQQVAMIKTMIDEIHQQFIAVVKAGRGDRLKETPEMFSGRVWNGEQAIKIGLVDGYGTVETVARDVFKAPDILDYTMKENFAERVAKRFGAEVGAAAGKALIKTPDLK, encoded by the coding sequence ATGGATCACAATCAATCTGAGAACGCAAATCAAAATTGGGAGCGTCAAGCGCTCGAGCATTTGTTGTTAGAAAATCTCAAGGAGACCCGCAAGGCCCGTCGTTGGAAAGCAGTCTTTCGCATTCTCACTCTTCTTGTCTTTGTCGGCGTAATACTGGCGGTATTTGATTTCCATATACCTGGGCGTGGCATGGGGATGGAGAAACACACTGCTTTAGTGACGCTAGAGGGAGAGATTTCTTCAAGTTCGATGGCCAATGCTTTGGATATCAATTCTTCCCTTACGGCTGCTTTTGAAAATGAAAACAGTGCAGGGGTAGTCTTGCGTATCAATAGTCCTGGCGGTTCTCCAGTTCAGGCTGGCATGATGAATGATGAGATTCATCGCTTACGCAAACTCTATCCAAACAAACCGTTTTATGTCGTAGTGGAGGATATCTGTGCCTCAGGTGGTTACTACGTTGCAGTTGCGGGCGATCAAATTTTGGTTGATAAGGCCAGCTTGGTAGGGTCTATTGGCGTGATCATGGAGGGCTTTGGTTTTACTGGTCTGATGGATAAGTTAGGCGTAACTCGTCGCATGGTTACCGCGGGCTCAAATAAGGGCATGATGGATCCGTTCTCCAAAGAAAATCCACAACAAGTAGCAATGATTAAAACCATGATCGATGAGATTCATCAGCAATTTATTGCGGTAGTGAAAGCAGGTCGCGGTGATCGTCTAAAAGAAACTCCAGAGATGTTCTCGGGCCGCGTTTGGAATGGCGAGCAGGCAATCAAAATTGGTTTGGTAGATGGCTATGGAACGGTAGAGACCGTAGCGCGCGATGTCTTTAAGGCGCCGGATATTCTGGACTACACCATGAAAGAGAATTTTGCTGAGCGTGTTGCTAAGCGTTTCGGCGCAGAAGTTGGCGCTGCAGCAGGCAAGGCTTTAATTAAAACACCCGATCTAAAGTAA
- a CDS encoding Maf family nucleotide pyrophosphatase, whose protein sequence is MSNSAKKLILASTSVYRRELLDRLRIPFEVISPQVDETPLPGESTLALALRLAKAKAAAVAKDHPEAWVIGSDQVADLCGAAIGKPGNFERAMAQLQLMRGATVTFQTALCLMHGDVETTINIPTEVTFRKLSDDALEAYLHAEEPYDCAGSAKSEGLGISLLESIKSDDPTALIGLPLIALSGLLREAGFVMPGKK, encoded by the coding sequence ATGAGTAATTCTGCAAAAAAACTAATCCTGGCGTCCACCTCGGTCTACCGCCGGGAACTCTTAGATCGCTTACGCATCCCTTTTGAAGTCATCTCCCCTCAGGTGGATGAAACCCCCCTTCCTGGTGAAAGCACTCTAGCTTTAGCTTTGCGCTTAGCCAAAGCGAAAGCTGCCGCAGTTGCGAAAGATCACCCCGAGGCATGGGTTATTGGCTCGGATCAAGTGGCTGATCTGTGTGGTGCCGCTATTGGTAAGCCAGGAAACTTTGAGCGCGCTATGGCGCAACTACAACTCATGCGCGGTGCTACCGTGACTTTTCAAACGGCGCTCTGTCTGATGCATGGCGATGTCGAAACAACAATCAATATTCCTACGGAAGTGACCTTTCGAAAACTATCGGATGATGCTCTAGAAGCATACCTCCATGCCGAAGAGCCCTACGACTGTGCTGGTAGCGCCAAGTCTGAAGGCCTCGGAATCTCACTCTTGGAATCCATCAAGAGCGATGACCCCACCGCATTAATTGGCTTGCCATTAATTGCGCTGAGCGGTCTTTTGCGTGAAGCTGGCTTTGTTATGCCAGGTAAAAAATAA
- a CDS encoding HAD-IIIA family hydrolase produces MPEEQKPDRRYDLIVWDWDGTIMDSTPTIVDCIQQACRDLGFKEPDDTLASSVIGLGIQDSLRRAVPWIEPAHFPKLTERFRFHYLAKDHELDLFPGIRELLHSLREDGYLLGVATGKSRVGLDRSLKHHQLEQMFHETRTADESFSKPHPGMLLELSDVMQVPMRRMLMIGDTTHDLDMAANAGVDAVAVTYGAHPPNTLKEAPSLIHVDDVSQLATWLNQNLTVKN; encoded by the coding sequence ATGCCTGAAGAACAAAAACCCGATAGACGCTACGACTTGATCGTATGGGACTGGGATGGAACCATCATGGATTCCACGCCGACAATCGTTGACTGTATTCAGCAAGCTTGCCGGGATTTGGGTTTCAAGGAGCCTGACGACACTTTGGCTAGTTCGGTCATTGGTTTGGGTATTCAGGATTCACTGAGAAGAGCGGTGCCGTGGATTGAACCAGCGCATTTTCCTAAGTTAACGGAGCGCTTTCGATTCCACTATCTGGCTAAAGATCATGAGCTCGATTTATTTCCAGGTATTCGTGAATTACTACATAGCTTGCGTGAGGACGGCTATTTGCTAGGTGTGGCGACAGGTAAATCTCGCGTTGGATTGGATCGATCTTTAAAGCACCATCAGTTGGAGCAGATGTTCCATGAAACTCGTACTGCGGATGAATCTTTTTCTAAACCCCATCCTGGCATGCTCTTAGAGCTCTCAGATGTGATGCAAGTGCCGATGCGTCGCATGCTGATGATTGGGGACACTACTCATGATTTAGATATGGCTGCCAATGCAGGTGTGGATGCAGTAGCGGTAACGTATGGCGCGCATCCTCCGAACACTTTAAAAGAAGCGCCATCGCTGATTCATGTGGATGATGTGTCACAGTTAGCCACTTGGCTAAATCAAAATCTCACTGTTAAAAACTAG
- the moaA gene encoding GTP 3',8-cyclase MoaA, translating into MVEKVIPIRLDEGKGLTPSIPGQLLAASTSTKDTRGRPLRDLRISVTDRCNFRCTYCMPKEIFDKDYPYLSHHELLSFEEITRLTTIFASLGVEKIRLTGGEPLLRKNLEVLIEMLAKIRTTADQALDLTLTTNGSILRKKAAALKAAGLHRLTISLDGLNDDIFKKMNDVDFPVTDVLDGIAAAQEAGFTNLKVNMVVKKGTNDQEIIGMAKHFKGTGVTLRFIEFMDVGSSNGWDMSQVLPSQEVANRIHAVFPIEAIEANYPGEVAQRWRYVDGSGEIGFISSVTQTFCHECTRARISTDGQLYLCLFANEGFDFKTLLRSGRSDLEIANAIMSTWSGRNDHYSEIRGSNTVESNSARKVEMSYIGG; encoded by the coding sequence ATGGTTGAAAAAGTCATCCCCATACGTTTAGATGAAGGTAAAGGCCTTACGCCGTCTATACCGGGACAGCTCTTGGCTGCGAGTACCTCAACCAAAGATACCCGCGGACGCCCACTACGAGATTTACGCATCTCCGTTACTGATCGCTGTAATTTCCGCTGTACCTATTGCATGCCCAAGGAAATCTTCGACAAAGACTATCCCTATCTCTCGCATCATGAATTACTCAGCTTTGAAGAGATCACCCGTTTAACAACTATTTTCGCTTCACTGGGAGTAGAAAAAATTCGTCTTACTGGTGGTGAACCTTTGCTTCGCAAAAATCTCGAGGTGCTAATTGAGATGCTAGCTAAGATTCGCACCACGGCAGATCAAGCCCTTGATCTCACCCTGACTACTAATGGCAGTATTTTGCGTAAGAAGGCAGCTGCATTAAAAGCGGCAGGCTTGCATCGCCTAACCATTAGCCTTGATGGCCTGAATGATGACATCTTCAAAAAAATGAATGATGTCGACTTTCCAGTCACGGATGTACTTGATGGTATTGCAGCAGCTCAAGAGGCTGGCTTTACTAATCTCAAAGTAAATATGGTTGTTAAGAAAGGCACAAACGACCAAGAGATTATTGGCATGGCTAAGCACTTCAAAGGCACTGGCGTGACACTGCGCTTTATTGAATTTATGGATGTCGGCAGCTCTAACGGCTGGGATATGTCTCAGGTACTTCCCTCTCAGGAAGTTGCCAATCGCATTCATGCCGTCTTTCCTATAGAAGCTATTGAGGCTAACTATCCTGGTGAAGTGGCTCAGCGTTGGCGTTATGTTGATGGCTCGGGTGAAATTGGCTTTATTTCTAGCGTCACACAAACTTTTTGTCATGAATGCACGCGTGCGCGTATCTCCACAGACGGTCAGCTGTATCTTTGCCTTTTTGCAAACGAAGGTTTTGATTTCAAAACGCTATTGCGTTCTGGTAGAAGTGATTTAGAAATTGCCAACGCCATTATGTCGACATGGTCAGGACGTAATGATCACTACTCAGAGATTCGAGGATCTAACACTGTTGAATCGAATTCTGCTCGCAAAGTAGAAATGTCTTACATCGGCGGCTAA
- the glp gene encoding gephyrin-like molybdotransferase Glp, whose translation MTDSIKHSPNNPILLTASLHVDEARKAISDLVNELLQESRKLNNASDIELVSLDQAINRILAEDLLSPIDVPAADNSAMDGFAFNGDCLGNSEAIATLKIIGTAYAGKPYEGLVGPGECLKIMTGALMPNGCDTVIPQEFTESASESTVGFKQNQVKRGENRRLRGEDLQSGKAAIAAGRLLRPSDLGLAASLGIDRLKVHRKLKVAILSSGDELRPIGQALDAGSIYDSNRYSLTGLLNRLNIEIVDCGIVRDDPASLKAAFLDAASKADVLISSGGVSVGEADFTKQIMQELGDVGFWKIAMRPGRPMAFGMLKPVNGSSRKTLFFGLPGNPVAVMVTFYQFVRSALLQLNGASQTEQLMTQAIAEAPIRKKPGRTEFQRAVMGRGPDGKPMVKLTGSQGAGILRSMSEANCFVILAHDQGNVAAGDWVDVALFDGLL comes from the coding sequence ATGACAGACTCAATCAAGCACTCCCCAAATAACCCCATTCTCTTGACTGCCTCACTCCATGTGGATGAAGCACGCAAGGCGATCTCAGACCTAGTCAATGAATTACTTCAAGAGTCACGCAAACTGAATAATGCAAGCGATATTGAGTTAGTCTCTCTAGATCAAGCAATCAACCGCATTCTGGCAGAAGATTTACTTTCCCCGATTGATGTCCCTGCTGCCGATAACTCCGCCATGGATGGCTTCGCCTTTAATGGCGATTGCCTGGGAAATAGCGAAGCCATAGCCACCTTGAAGATTATTGGCACCGCTTATGCTGGCAAGCCTTATGAAGGGCTTGTTGGCCCAGGTGAATGCCTCAAGATCATGACTGGCGCCCTCATGCCCAATGGCTGCGATACCGTCATTCCTCAGGAATTTACAGAATCCGCAAGTGAGTCAACCGTAGGTTTTAAACAAAACCAAGTAAAGCGTGGAGAGAATCGCCGCTTACGTGGCGAAGATTTACAAAGCGGTAAAGCGGCTATTGCTGCTGGTCGCTTGTTGCGACCGTCAGACCTTGGTCTAGCCGCATCACTAGGCATTGACAGACTCAAGGTGCATCGCAAACTCAAGGTTGCCATCCTCTCTTCTGGAGATGAATTGCGCCCTATTGGGCAAGCTCTTGATGCGGGCAGTATTTATGATAGTAATCGCTATAGCCTGACAGGTCTACTCAATCGACTGAATATAGAGATCGTGGATTGCGGGATTGTCCGTGATGATCCTGCCTCACTGAAAGCCGCCTTCCTAGATGCAGCCTCTAAAGCAGATGTTCTGATCTCTTCTGGCGGAGTCTCAGTAGGTGAGGCAGACTTTACCAAGCAAATCATGCAAGAACTAGGCGATGTAGGCTTTTGGAAGATTGCCATGCGCCCAGGTCGCCCTATGGCCTTTGGAATGCTCAAGCCAGTTAATGGGTCAAGCCGCAAAACCCTTTTCTTTGGCCTGCCCGGCAACCCTGTAGCCGTTATGGTGACTTTCTACCAATTTGTTCGCTCCGCTTTGTTACAACTGAATGGTGCAAGCCAGACTGAGCAGTTAATGACCCAAGCGATTGCCGAAGCACCGATTCGGAAAAAACCAGGTCGGACAGAATTTCAGCGTGCCGTTATGGGGCGTGGTCCCGATGGGAAGCCTATGGTCAAGCTGACCGGCAGCCAAGGCGCTGGAATTTTGCGATCGATGAGTGAGGCAAACTGCTTTGTAATCCTCGCACATGACCAAGGAAATGTGGCGGCTGGTGACTGGGTAGATGTGGCGCTTTTCGACGGACTGCTTTAA
- a CDS encoding Rne/Rng family ribonuclease, with protein MKRMLFNATQQEELRVAIVDGQKLIDIDIEAAGREQRKGNIYKGVITRIEPSLEACFVNYGEERHGFLPFKEVARTYFKEGIDVRNASIKDALREGQEIIVQVEKEERGQKGAALTSFVSLAGRYLVLMPNNPRGGGVSRRIEGEDRQELREAMSQLEVPDGMSIIARTAGIGRDATELQWDLSYLMQLWTAIDEAAKGNSAPLLIYLESSLVIRAIRDYFQPDIGEILIDTDDIYEQAAAFMSVVMPDNLPRVKRYQDDVPLFSRFQIEHQIETAYSRTVPLPSGGAIVIDHTEALVSVDVNSARATRGSDIEETATRTNLEAADEIARQARLRDLGGLIVIDFIDMESSKAQKDVENRLRDALRHDRARVQMGKISKFGLMEMSRQRLRPALSEGSHVTCPRCNGTGHIRDTESSALQVLRIIQEEAMKENTAAIHTQVPVEVAAFLLNEKRAEVIKIESRFKVNVLMVPNKHLETPHYKLERLRHDDPRLDDQKASYVMAEEAARELETDTAVSRKDADVKVRPEAAVKGITPNAPAPVSQPRPARTEKATTETASTGGFFGFIKNLFSSAPKPEAQPAPSAPRGRNPNNRNGNNRNRGRRGERNDRAERPTEGAASAEGTNAPREAGSGRGRQDGRNRNGNSNNRNQNNLKPENQAAVTPATEAAPGTDITPSADGEERRGRGRNRRGRGRGQRGERTESNGDAAIASVVAVTTSFSGPPVGMAGASASMPIQNLAQSFGHTTAPVASNEVKERAPRAPREPREQRALRQSNRTDQAAPVATPVTAPAPAMEVIAKPMPELPKVAFQALEETPLHSVVQSAGMVWVATDSSKHQEAQSQIKAEPEILPTGRTPKAPVSLQNGPMVLVETGGQEKTV; from the coding sequence ATGAAACGCATGTTATTTAATGCAACTCAACAAGAAGAGTTGCGAGTTGCCATCGTCGATGGTCAAAAACTCATTGATATTGATATCGAGGCTGCCGGTCGTGAACAACGCAAAGGCAATATTTACAAAGGTGTTATTACCCGCATTGAGCCTTCGCTCGAAGCGTGCTTTGTAAATTACGGCGAAGAACGCCATGGCTTCCTGCCATTTAAAGAAGTTGCGCGCACCTACTTTAAAGAGGGTATTGACGTACGTAATGCCTCTATTAAAGATGCCCTACGCGAAGGCCAAGAAATCATTGTTCAGGTAGAAAAAGAAGAGCGTGGCCAAAAAGGCGCTGCCCTTACCTCTTTCGTCTCCTTAGCAGGTCGCTATTTAGTATTAATGCCAAACAACCCTCGTGGAGGCGGTGTTTCTCGTCGTATTGAAGGTGAGGACCGTCAAGAACTCCGTGAGGCGATGTCTCAATTAGAAGTGCCAGATGGCATGAGCATCATTGCTCGTACCGCCGGTATCGGCCGCGACGCTACTGAATTGCAATGGGATTTAAGTTATCTCATGCAGTTGTGGACAGCAATTGATGAAGCCGCTAAAGGCAATTCAGCACCACTATTAATCTATCTCGAATCTAGCTTAGTGATTCGGGCGATTCGTGATTACTTCCAGCCAGATATTGGCGAGATTCTCATCGATACCGATGACATCTATGAACAAGCTGCAGCATTTATGTCGGTAGTGATGCCGGATAACTTGCCAAGAGTGAAGCGTTACCAGGATGATGTTCCATTGTTCTCCCGTTTCCAAATTGAGCATCAGATTGAAACTGCATACTCACGTACCGTGCCACTACCTTCAGGCGGCGCGATTGTGATTGACCATACCGAAGCTTTGGTTTCAGTCGACGTCAACTCCGCACGTGCAACCCGTGGCTCTGATATTGAAGAGACCGCCACTCGCACCAACTTAGAAGCTGCCGATGAAATCGCCCGTCAAGCGCGTTTACGTGACTTGGGCGGTTTGATCGTGATCGACTTCATTGATATGGAATCAAGTAAGGCGCAGAAGGATGTGGAGAATCGCTTACGCGATGCTCTGCGTCATGACCGTGCTCGCGTTCAGATGGGCAAGATCTCCAAGTTTGGCTTGATGGAAATGTCCCGTCAGCGTTTACGTCCCGCTCTCTCTGAAGGTAGTCACGTCACCTGTCCACGTTGTAATGGTACTGGTCATATTCGCGATACCGAATCTTCTGCTTTGCAAGTCTTGCGCATCATCCAAGAAGAGGCAATGAAAGAAAATACTGCCGCTATTCATACGCAAGTTCCAGTTGAAGTGGCCGCATTCTTACTCAATGAGAAACGCGCTGAAGTAATCAAGATCGAGTCACGCTTCAAAGTAAATGTCTTGATGGTTCCGAATAAGCATTTAGAAACACCACATTACAAGCTTGAGCGCTTACGTCATGATGATCCACGTCTTGACGATCAAAAAGCCAGCTACGTGATGGCCGAAGAAGCTGCGCGTGAACTCGAAACAGATACTGCTGTTAGCCGTAAAGATGCTGACGTTAAAGTTCGCCCTGAAGCTGCTGTCAAAGGTATTACACCCAATGCACCAGCGCCAGTAAGTCAGCCACGTCCTGCACGCACTGAAAAGGCAACTACAGAAACTGCTAGCACTGGTGGATTCTTCGGATTCATTAAGAACCTATTTTCTTCCGCACCTAAACCAGAAGCACAGCCTGCTCCTAGCGCACCACGTGGTCGCAATCCAAACAATCGCAACGGCAATAACCGCAATCGCGGTCGTCGTGGCGAGCGCAACGATCGTGCTGAGCGTCCAACTGAAGGTGCGGCAAGTGCCGAAGGTACAAATGCACCACGCGAGGCAGGTTCAGGTAGGGGCCGTCAAGATGGTCGTAACCGTAATGGCAATAGCAATAACCGCAACCAAAACAATCTAAAACCAGAAAATCAAGCTGCGGTAACTCCAGCTACGGAAGCTGCTCCTGGAACTGACATCACTCCTAGCGCAGATGGCGAGGAGCGTCGTGGTCGTGGCCGCAACCGTCGTGGTCGTGGTCGTGGTCAACGTGGCGAGCGCACTGAGTCCAATGGCGATGCAGCAATTGCTTCAGTTGTTGCAGTAACAACTTCATTCTCAGGTCCTCCAGTAGGTATGGCGGGAGCGTCTGCTTCAATGCCGATTCAGAACCTTGCCCAAAGCTTTGGACATACGACTGCGCCTGTAGCTTCTAACGAAGTGAAAGAGCGGGCACCACGTGCACCTAGAGAACCAAGGGAGCAACGTGCATTACGTCAAAGTAATCGTACTGATCAGGCTGCTCCTGTAGCTACTCCAGTAACTGCACCAGCACCAGCAATGGAAGTGATTGCTAAACCGATGCCTGAGCTACCTAAGGTAGCCTTCCAGGCACTTGAAGAGACTCCATTGCACAGCGTAGTTCAGTCTGCCGGTATGGTCTGGGTTGCAACGGACTCCAGTAAGCATCAAGAAGCACAATCACAAATCAAAGCAGAGCCAGAAATTTTGCCAACAGGCAGAACTCCTAAAGCACCTGTTAGTTTGCAAAATGGTCCAATGGTTTTAGTTGAAACCGGCGGTCAAGAAAAAACGGTTTAA
- a CDS encoding SAM-dependent methyltransferase, with product MGSTLGTLFLIPNTLGNDARVEQLPWVLPSETIAQTAKLIHWIVEDAKTARAFLKAVDSVSPLACTIQEMQMSEWRGVARNAKFGDAVKPMDLLKPLIAGKDMGLMSEAGVPGVADPGAELVLAAHKLGAKVKPLVGPSSILLGLMASGLNGQRFAFQGYIPHDAQDRIARLKQLEIESRKLQQTQIWIETPYRNIAMLMACLNALSPQSMLCMGMDLSLPSETITTLSIDDWRKRFPNEAACASLQNRPAVFLLLA from the coding sequence ATGGGCTCAACACTAGGCACCCTCTTTTTAATTCCCAATACTTTGGGTAATGATGCTCGTGTAGAGCAATTGCCTTGGGTTTTACCAAGCGAAACCATTGCCCAAACTGCCAAGCTCATCCACTGGATTGTGGAGGATGCAAAAACAGCTCGTGCTTTTTTAAAAGCGGTCGATAGCGTTTCGCCCTTAGCCTGCACTATTCAAGAAATGCAGATGAGTGAGTGGCGTGGCGTTGCTCGCAATGCCAAGTTTGGTGATGCCGTTAAACCAATGGATTTACTCAAGCCGCTCATCGCTGGTAAAGACATGGGGCTCATGTCAGAGGCAGGTGTTCCCGGTGTTGCAGATCCTGGCGCAGAGCTTGTACTGGCGGCGCATAAGCTGGGCGCTAAAGTAAAACCTTTAGTAGGCCCAAGCTCCATTTTGCTAGGCCTCATGGCTAGCGGGTTGAATGGTCAGCGCTTTGCCTTTCAGGGCTACATTCCCCATGATGCTCAAGACCGCATCGCACGACTGAAACAGTTGGAAATCGAATCTAGAAAACTACAGCAAACGCAAATTTGGATTGAAACACCGTATCGCAATATTGCAATGCTGATGGCTTGTCTAAATGCATTGTCTCCGCAGTCTATGCTTTGTATGGGGATGGACCTCAGCCTGCCAAGCGAAACCATCACCACGCTCTCGATTGATGACTGGCGTAAGCGTTTCCCAAATGAAGCTGCTTGTGCTTCATTGCAAAATAGGCCAGCAGTATTTCTATTGCTGGCCTAA
- a CDS encoding RluA family pseudouridine synthase, which produces MKSEPIFKPSQVKTSPPAAVYLQTIGPEEAGQRLDNYLLRWAKGVPKSHVYRIIRSGEVRVNKKRAEPTTRLVEGDVVRVPPVRIAEPAQMAAVNTAQTKSRAQGYSDKMPILFEDEALLIVNKPAGLAVHGGSGIALGVIETLRITRPELKFLELVHRLDRDTSGVLLLAKKRSALVELHRQIREGQTDKRYYLLAHGEIAQGVGTMQLKFALHKYLLANGERRVRVDPDGLPSHTALRVSKVMKRGEVAITLAEAQLKTGRTHQIRVHLQKLGHSILGDDKYGFEDQDKLVKSKRLYLHAHLAGFTHPRTGEKMRIESPLPVEFTAMIKTFEASNNA; this is translated from the coding sequence ATGAAATCCGAACCCATTTTCAAGCCTTCGCAGGTCAAAACCAGTCCTCCAGCCGCAGTTTACCTCCAGACTATTGGTCCAGAAGAGGCTGGCCAAAGACTCGATAACTATCTACTGCGTTGGGCAAAAGGGGTCCCTAAAAGTCACGTTTATCGGATTATTCGCTCTGGCGAGGTTCGGGTAAATAAGAAAAGAGCTGAGCCGACTACGCGTCTCGTTGAGGGGGATGTGGTTAGAGTCCCGCCGGTGCGTATTGCTGAGCCAGCCCAAATGGCAGCAGTCAATACCGCCCAAACCAAGTCGCGCGCGCAGGGGTATTCCGACAAAATGCCCATTTTGTTTGAGGATGAAGCGCTATTAATAGTGAATAAGCCGGCAGGTTTAGCAGTTCATGGGGGTTCTGGAATTGCGCTTGGCGTGATTGAAACTCTCCGCATTACCCGTCCCGAGCTCAAATTCTTGGAATTGGTTCACCGTTTGGATCGCGACACATCAGGCGTGTTGCTATTAGCTAAAAAGCGCAGTGCTTTGGTGGAACTGCATCGTCAAATTCGCGAAGGGCAAACAGACAAGCGCTATTACTTGCTGGCCCACGGGGAAATTGCTCAGGGCGTAGGCACGATGCAACTCAAGTTTGCATTACATAAATACCTATTAGCCAATGGCGAGCGACGTGTTCGTGTTGACCCTGATGGTCTGCCAAGCCATACCGCTTTGCGTGTCTCTAAAGTAATGAAACGTGGAGAAGTGGCAATTACTCTAGCCGAGGCTCAACTTAAAACGGGACGAACTCACCAAATTCGAGTCCACTTACAAAAACTGGGCCATTCGATTCTAGGTGATGATAAATATGGCTTTGAAGATCAGGACAAGCTTGTGAAATCCAAACGCCTATATTTACATGCCCACTTAGCAGGCTTTACTCATCCGCGTACTGGCGAGAAAATGCGTATCGAGTCCCCGCTACCTGTTGAATTTACCGCGATGATAAAAACTTTTGAAGCGTCCAACAATGCCTGA